A region of Gadus morhua chromosome 18, gadMor3.0, whole genome shotgun sequence DNA encodes the following proteins:
- the LOC115531412 gene encoding 60 kDa lysophospholipase isoform X2: MTSLARALSNSKTSDAECLDSLPNAMRNCTLHGSRREVRVLVINTGGTIGMKSHNDVLSPESNAFVEGLRKLTTFHDEQYAQDTGLYEFYDTPDKTLVLPSYKDNKQVVYTFLEYSPLLDSSNMSTEDWGKIGKDIEKNYECYNGFVILHGTDTMAYTASALSFMCEHLGKPVILTGSQVPIYEMRSDGRDNLMGALLIAGLFVIPEVCVYFRNKLYRGNRVTKVDTGSFNAFASPNLPPLAKMDVDITVNWDTVWRANTSTKFRVRTELNRNVGLLRLFPGITAATVRSFLQPPMEGVVLETYGTGNAPDNRADLLAELKEATDRGVIIINTTQCLRGTVSKVYATGEVLYKAGLLPGVDMTPEAVLSKLSYVLAIEGLDHQTKKKMMAQNLRGEMMADLAGAKLDLSDSRFIQVIAKSLSISCKEELEAIRDALAPPLACAAAKIGDVEALESIREMGSYLSVGDYDGRTPLHIAACEGHLKVVQYLLEHGSSVHSRDRYGDTPLSNAVRFRRKDIVRLLRKTGAHLSREQLAVSGTELCSLAAHGDLDGLQIWHLAGAVLNTPGYDGQSALSVATGAGKLEAVALLNRLLSAEDQGKGDE; encoded by the exons ATGACTTCACTCGCTCGAGCTTTGTCTAATTCCAAAACCAGCGACGCGGAGTGTCTTGACAGCCTCCCCAACGCGATGCGAAACTGCACGCTGCATGGCAGTAGGCGAGAGGTTCGGGTACTGGTCATCAACACCGGAGGAACCATCGGAATGAAGAGTCATAACGACG TCCTCTCACCGGAATCCAATGCGTTTGTGGAGGGCCTGCGAAAGCTGACCACCTTCCACGATGAGCAATATGCCCAGGACACAGGCTTGTACGAATTCTACGATACCCCGGACAAAACACTGGTGCTGCC GTCGTACAAGGACAATAAACAGGTGGTGTACACCTTTCTAGAGTACAGCCCCTTACTGGATTCCTCCAACATGTCGACCGAGGACTGGGGAAAAATCGGGAAAGACATCGAG AAAAACTACGAGTGCTACAATGGCTTCGTGATCCTCCACGGCACGGACACCATGGCCTACACGGCCTCCGCCCTGTCCTTCATGTGTGAGCACCTGGGCAAGCCCGTCATCCTCACTGGCTCCCAG GTGCCAATTTATGAAATGAGGAGCGATGGCAGGGACAACCTGATGGGGGCGCTGCTGATTGCTGGACTGTTTGTAATTCCAGAG GTATGCGTGTACTTCCGCAACAAACTGTACAGGGGAAACCGCGTCACCAAAGTGGACACTGGGAGTTTCAATGCCTTTGCCTCCCCTAACCTTCCCCCCCTGGCCAAGATGGACGTGGATATAACAG TCAACTGGGACACGGTGTGGAGAGCCAACACCTCCACCAAGTTCCGCGTGCGCACAGAGCTGAACCGCAACGTGGGCCTGCTGAGACTGTTCCCTGGCATCACCGCGGCAACC GTGAGGTCGTTCCTGCAGCCGCCCATGGAGGGCGTGGTCCTGGAGACCTACGGCACCGGGAACGCCCCCGACAACCGCGCCGACCTCCTGGCCGAGCTGAAGGAGGCCACGGACCGAGGCGTgatcatcatcaacaccacccaGTGTCTGAGGGGCACCGTGTCCAAGGTGTACGCCACGGGCGAG GTCCTGTATAAAGCGGGGCTGCTGCCCGGCGTGGACATGACCCCCGAGGCGGTCCTCTCCAAGCTGTCTTACGTGTTGGCCATTGAAGGGCTGGACCACCAGACCAAAAAGAAG ATGATGGCCCAGAACCTGCGAGGGGAGATGATGGCAGACCTGGCGGGAGCCAAGCTCGACCTGAGTGACAGCCGCTTCATCCAGGTCATCGCCAAGTCGCTCAGCATCAGCTGCAAGGAG GAGCTGGAAGCCATCCGCGACGCCCTGGCCCCCCCGCTGGCCTGCGCCGCCGCCAAGATCGGAGACGTGGAGGCCCTGGAATCCATCCGGGAAATG GGGAGTTACCTGAGTGTTGGCGACTACGACGGACGCACACCGCTGCACATCGCTGCGTGCGAGGGCCACCTGAAGGTGGTCCAGTACCTCCTGGAGCACGGGTCCAGCGTCCACAGCCGGGATCGCTACGGCGACACACCCCTGTCTAACGCAGTGCGCTTCAG ACGCAAAGACATCGTGAGGCTCCTGCGGAAGACCGGAGCCCACCTGTCCCGAGAGCAGCTGGCCGTCTCGGGCACAGAGCTGTGCAG CCTAGCGGCGCACGGAGACCTGGACGGTCTGCAGATCTGGCACCTAGCCGGGGCCGTTCTGAACACCCCCGGGTACGACGGACAGTCGGCCCTTTCAGTG GCCACGGGGGCTGGGAAGTTGGAGGCCGTCGCGCTTCTTAATCGCCTCCTGAGTGCCGAGGATCAG GGAAAAGGTGATGAGTAG
- the LOC115531412 gene encoding 60 kDa lysophospholipase isoform X1 has protein sequence MTSLARALSNSKTSDAECLDSLPNAMRNCTLHGSRREVRVLVINTGGTIGMKSHNDVLSPESNAFVEGLRKLTTFHDEQYAQDTGLYEFYDTPDKTLVLPNPSSHAEERFKRSYKDNKQVVYTFLEYSPLLDSSNMSTEDWGKIGKDIEKNYECYNGFVILHGTDTMAYTASALSFMCEHLGKPVILTGSQVPIYEMRSDGRDNLMGALLIAGLFVIPEVCVYFRNKLYRGNRVTKVDTGSFNAFASPNLPPLAKMDVDITVNWDTVWRANTSTKFRVRTELNRNVGLLRLFPGITAATVRSFLQPPMEGVVLETYGTGNAPDNRADLLAELKEATDRGVIIINTTQCLRGTVSKVYATGEVLYKAGLLPGVDMTPEAVLSKLSYVLAIEGLDHQTKKKMMAQNLRGEMMADLAGAKLDLSDSRFIQVIAKSLSISCKEELEAIRDALAPPLACAAAKIGDVEALESIREMGSYLSVGDYDGRTPLHIAACEGHLKVVQYLLEHGSSVHSRDRYGDTPLSNAVRFRRKDIVRLLRKTGAHLSREQLAVSGTELCSLAAHGDLDGLQIWHLAGAVLNTPGYDGQSALSVATGAGKLEAVALLNRLLSAEDQGKGDE, from the exons ATGACTTCACTCGCTCGAGCTTTGTCTAATTCCAAAACCAGCGACGCGGAGTGTCTTGACAGCCTCCCCAACGCGATGCGAAACTGCACGCTGCATGGCAGTAGGCGAGAGGTTCGGGTACTGGTCATCAACACCGGAGGAACCATCGGAATGAAGAGTCATAACGACG TCCTCTCACCGGAATCCAATGCGTTTGTGGAGGGCCTGCGAAAGCTGACCACCTTCCACGATGAGCAATATGCCCAGGACACAGGCTTGTACGAATTCTACGATACCCCGGACAAAACACTGGTGCTGCC GAACCCAAGCAGCCATGCTGAAGAGCGCTTTAAACG GTCGTACAAGGACAATAAACAGGTGGTGTACACCTTTCTAGAGTACAGCCCCTTACTGGATTCCTCCAACATGTCGACCGAGGACTGGGGAAAAATCGGGAAAGACATCGAG AAAAACTACGAGTGCTACAATGGCTTCGTGATCCTCCACGGCACGGACACCATGGCCTACACGGCCTCCGCCCTGTCCTTCATGTGTGAGCACCTGGGCAAGCCCGTCATCCTCACTGGCTCCCAG GTGCCAATTTATGAAATGAGGAGCGATGGCAGGGACAACCTGATGGGGGCGCTGCTGATTGCTGGACTGTTTGTAATTCCAGAG GTATGCGTGTACTTCCGCAACAAACTGTACAGGGGAAACCGCGTCACCAAAGTGGACACTGGGAGTTTCAATGCCTTTGCCTCCCCTAACCTTCCCCCCCTGGCCAAGATGGACGTGGATATAACAG TCAACTGGGACACGGTGTGGAGAGCCAACACCTCCACCAAGTTCCGCGTGCGCACAGAGCTGAACCGCAACGTGGGCCTGCTGAGACTGTTCCCTGGCATCACCGCGGCAACC GTGAGGTCGTTCCTGCAGCCGCCCATGGAGGGCGTGGTCCTGGAGACCTACGGCACCGGGAACGCCCCCGACAACCGCGCCGACCTCCTGGCCGAGCTGAAGGAGGCCACGGACCGAGGCGTgatcatcatcaacaccacccaGTGTCTGAGGGGCACCGTGTCCAAGGTGTACGCCACGGGCGAG GTCCTGTATAAAGCGGGGCTGCTGCCCGGCGTGGACATGACCCCCGAGGCGGTCCTCTCCAAGCTGTCTTACGTGTTGGCCATTGAAGGGCTGGACCACCAGACCAAAAAGAAG ATGATGGCCCAGAACCTGCGAGGGGAGATGATGGCAGACCTGGCGGGAGCCAAGCTCGACCTGAGTGACAGCCGCTTCATCCAGGTCATCGCCAAGTCGCTCAGCATCAGCTGCAAGGAG GAGCTGGAAGCCATCCGCGACGCCCTGGCCCCCCCGCTGGCCTGCGCCGCCGCCAAGATCGGAGACGTGGAGGCCCTGGAATCCATCCGGGAAATG GGGAGTTACCTGAGTGTTGGCGACTACGACGGACGCACACCGCTGCACATCGCTGCGTGCGAGGGCCACCTGAAGGTGGTCCAGTACCTCCTGGAGCACGGGTCCAGCGTCCACAGCCGGGATCGCTACGGCGACACACCCCTGTCTAACGCAGTGCGCTTCAG ACGCAAAGACATCGTGAGGCTCCTGCGGAAGACCGGAGCCCACCTGTCCCGAGAGCAGCTGGCCGTCTCGGGCACAGAGCTGTGCAG CCTAGCGGCGCACGGAGACCTGGACGGTCTGCAGATCTGGCACCTAGCCGGGGCCGTTCTGAACACCCCCGGGTACGACGGACAGTCGGCCCTTTCAGTG GCCACGGGGGCTGGGAAGTTGGAGGCCGTCGCGCTTCTTAATCGCCTCCTGAGTGCCGAGGATCAG GGAAAAGGTGATGAGTAG
- the LOC115531412 gene encoding 60 kDa lysophospholipase isoform X3: MFQGCTLDRGLTGVLSLSPPPTPPSVTVEKRALVIQRGAVRRHPLPFLLKGDSFPSCFAWSYKDNKQVVYTFLEYSPLLDSSNMSTEDWGKIGKDIEKNYECYNGFVILHGTDTMAYTASALSFMCEHLGKPVILTGSQVPIYEMRSDGRDNLMGALLIAGLFVIPEVCVYFRNKLYRGNRVTKVDTGSFNAFASPNLPPLAKMDVDITVNWDTVWRANTSTKFRVRTELNRNVGLLRLFPGITAATVRSFLQPPMEGVVLETYGTGNAPDNRADLLAELKEATDRGVIIINTTQCLRGTVSKVYATGEVLYKAGLLPGVDMTPEAVLSKLSYVLAIEGLDHQTKKKMMAQNLRGEMMADLAGAKLDLSDSRFIQVIAKSLSISCKEELEAIRDALAPPLACAAAKIGDVEALESIREMGSYLSVGDYDGRTPLHIAACEGHLKVVQYLLEHGSSVHSRDRYGDTPLSNAVRFRRKDIVRLLRKTGAHLSREQLAVSGTELCSLAAHGDLDGLQIWHLAGAVLNTPGYDGQSALSVATGAGKLEAVALLNRLLSAEDQGKGDE, from the exons ATGTTCCAGGGCTGCACGTTGGACCGAGGGCTGACTGGGGTATTGtcattgtcccccccccccacccccccctctgtgaCTGTAGAGAAAAGGGCCCTGGTTATTCAGAGGGGCGCCGTCCGCAGACACCCACTGCCTTTCCTATTAAAAGGAGACTCTTTTCCCAGCTGCTTTGCCTG GTCGTACAAGGACAATAAACAGGTGGTGTACACCTTTCTAGAGTACAGCCCCTTACTGGATTCCTCCAACATGTCGACCGAGGACTGGGGAAAAATCGGGAAAGACATCGAG AAAAACTACGAGTGCTACAATGGCTTCGTGATCCTCCACGGCACGGACACCATGGCCTACACGGCCTCCGCCCTGTCCTTCATGTGTGAGCACCTGGGCAAGCCCGTCATCCTCACTGGCTCCCAG GTGCCAATTTATGAAATGAGGAGCGATGGCAGGGACAACCTGATGGGGGCGCTGCTGATTGCTGGACTGTTTGTAATTCCAGAG GTATGCGTGTACTTCCGCAACAAACTGTACAGGGGAAACCGCGTCACCAAAGTGGACACTGGGAGTTTCAATGCCTTTGCCTCCCCTAACCTTCCCCCCCTGGCCAAGATGGACGTGGATATAACAG TCAACTGGGACACGGTGTGGAGAGCCAACACCTCCACCAAGTTCCGCGTGCGCACAGAGCTGAACCGCAACGTGGGCCTGCTGAGACTGTTCCCTGGCATCACCGCGGCAACC GTGAGGTCGTTCCTGCAGCCGCCCATGGAGGGCGTGGTCCTGGAGACCTACGGCACCGGGAACGCCCCCGACAACCGCGCCGACCTCCTGGCCGAGCTGAAGGAGGCCACGGACCGAGGCGTgatcatcatcaacaccacccaGTGTCTGAGGGGCACCGTGTCCAAGGTGTACGCCACGGGCGAG GTCCTGTATAAAGCGGGGCTGCTGCCCGGCGTGGACATGACCCCCGAGGCGGTCCTCTCCAAGCTGTCTTACGTGTTGGCCATTGAAGGGCTGGACCACCAGACCAAAAAGAAG ATGATGGCCCAGAACCTGCGAGGGGAGATGATGGCAGACCTGGCGGGAGCCAAGCTCGACCTGAGTGACAGCCGCTTCATCCAGGTCATCGCCAAGTCGCTCAGCATCAGCTGCAAGGAG GAGCTGGAAGCCATCCGCGACGCCCTGGCCCCCCCGCTGGCCTGCGCCGCCGCCAAGATCGGAGACGTGGAGGCCCTGGAATCCATCCGGGAAATG GGGAGTTACCTGAGTGTTGGCGACTACGACGGACGCACACCGCTGCACATCGCTGCGTGCGAGGGCCACCTGAAGGTGGTCCAGTACCTCCTGGAGCACGGGTCCAGCGTCCACAGCCGGGATCGCTACGGCGACACACCCCTGTCTAACGCAGTGCGCTTCAG ACGCAAAGACATCGTGAGGCTCCTGCGGAAGACCGGAGCCCACCTGTCCCGAGAGCAGCTGGCCGTCTCGGGCACAGAGCTGTGCAG CCTAGCGGCGCACGGAGACCTGGACGGTCTGCAGATCTGGCACCTAGCCGGGGCCGTTCTGAACACCCCCGGGTACGACGGACAGTCGGCCCTTTCAGTG GCCACGGGGGCTGGGAAGTTGGAGGCCGTCGCGCTTCTTAATCGCCTCCTGAGTGCCGAGGATCAG GGAAAAGGTGATGAGTAG